Proteins from one uncultured Fretibacterium sp. genomic window:
- a CDS encoding aminotransferase class I/II-fold pyridoxal phosphate-dependent enzyme produces the protein MPQERIYLSPPHMSGDEIVKINEAFASNWIAPLGPHVEAFERETAELTGVRSALALSSGTAALHLAAELLGVGTGDLVLCSSFTFAASVAPFFHKGAECAFVDSEPESWNMSPQALERALAETSAQGRPPKAVVLVDLYGQSCDMDPLLELCGHYRVPVVEDSAEAMGSLYKGRRSGSFGAFGVFSYNGNKIVTTSGGGMLLSDDAEAIERARFLATQARDPAPWYQHTVLGWNYRLSNVLAAIGRGQMLHLDERVAARRRMFGRYAETLGTIEGVRFMPEPSWSRSSRWLTALTLEEPLRVPPLAVLDRLASRNIEGRPLWKPMHLQPVFKGARYWPHEEGRDVCAELFSRGLCLPSGSGMTETQQDRVTEAVLEALRAVPTGC, from the coding sequence ATGCCGCAGGAACGTATTTATCTCTCCCCGCCCCACATGAGCGGGGATGAGATCGTCAAGATAAATGAGGCATTCGCCTCGAACTGGATTGCACCGCTGGGGCCCCACGTCGAGGCGTTCGAGCGGGAGACCGCCGAACTGACGGGCGTCCGGTCCGCACTGGCCCTCTCGTCGGGGACGGCGGCCCTGCATCTGGCCGCGGAGCTGCTGGGCGTGGGGACCGGAGATCTGGTCCTCTGCTCCTCGTTCACCTTCGCGGCGTCCGTCGCGCCTTTCTTCCACAAGGGGGCGGAGTGCGCCTTCGTCGACTCCGAGCCCGAGTCCTGGAACATGAGTCCGCAGGCGCTCGAGCGGGCGCTTGCCGAGACGTCGGCGCAGGGGCGTCCTCCCAAGGCCGTCGTCCTGGTGGACCTCTACGGCCAGAGCTGCGACATGGACCCCCTGCTGGAACTTTGCGGGCATTACCGCGTGCCCGTCGTGGAGGACTCCGCGGAGGCGATGGGGTCCCTCTACAAGGGACGCAGGTCCGGCTCCTTCGGGGCCTTCGGCGTCTTCTCCTACAACGGCAACAAGATCGTCACGACCTCGGGCGGGGGGATGCTGCTCTCCGACGACGCCGAGGCGATCGAGAGGGCACGCTTTCTCGCCACACAGGCGCGCGACCCCGCCCCCTGGTATCAGCACACGGTTCTGGGGTGGAACTACCGTCTGAGCAACGTCCTGGCGGCGATCGGGCGGGGGCAGATGCTCCATCTCGACGAGCGCGTCGCCGCCCGGAGGCGCATGTTCGGCCGCTACGCCGAGACGCTGGGGACCATCGAGGGCGTGCGCTTCATGCCGGAGCCCTCATGGAGCCGCTCCAGCCGTTGGCTCACGGCCCTGACCCTGGAGGAGCCCCTCCGCGTCCCGCCCCTCGCCGTGCTGGATCGCCTGGCGTCCCGGAACATCGAGGGGCGCCCGCTATGGAAGCCCATGCACCTCCAGCCCGTGTTCAAGGGCGCGCGCTACTGGCCGCACGAGGAGGGGCGCGACGTCTGCGCGGAGCTCTTCTCCCGCGGGCTCTGCCTGCCCTCGGGCTCCGGGATGACGGAGACGCAGCAGGACCGCGTGACCGAGGCCGTGCTGGAGGCGCTCCGCGCGGTCCCGACCGGATGCTGA
- a CDS encoding sugar transferase, with protein MLKRLLDIVGALLGLLLLSPVFLGITLAVRRRMGPPALFSQLRAGLGGRPFRLYKFRSMTDARDGDGSLLPDADRLTPLGVFLRRTSLDELPQLWNVLCGAMSLVGPRPLLLEYVPLYDERQRKRLSVKPGITGWAQINGRNALTWEEKFELDVWYVEHRSLRLDLKILAATAWKVLRREGISAPGAATMPPFRGTVR; from the coding sequence ATGCTGAAGCGTCTTCTGGACATTGTAGGGGCCCTTTTGGGCCTGCTCCTTCTGTCCCCCGTGTTTCTGGGGATAACGCTGGCGGTCCGGCGCCGCATGGGGCCGCCGGCGCTTTTCTCGCAGCTACGCGCCGGACTTGGAGGACGGCCCTTCCGGCTCTACAAGTTCCGCTCCATGACGGACGCGCGGGACGGGGACGGCTCGCTCCTGCCCGACGCCGACCGGCTGACGCCCCTGGGCGTTTTTCTGAGGCGCACCAGCCTGGACGAGCTGCCGCAGCTCTGGAACGTCCTGTGCGGGGCCATGAGCCTGGTGGGGCCGCGGCCGCTGCTTCTGGAATACGTGCCCCTCTACGACGAGCGTCAGAGAAAGCGCCTCTCCGTCAAACCGGGGATCACGGGCTGGGCGCAGATCAACGGACGGAACGCCCTGACGTGGGAGGAGAAGTTCGAGCTGGACGTCTGGTACGTGGAGCACCGTTCACTCCGGCTGGACCTGAAGATTCTGGCGGCAACGGCATGGAAGGTCCTGAGGCGCGAGGGCATCTCCGCGCCCGGGGCGGCGACCATGCCGCCGTTCCGGGGAACAGTGAGGTGA
- a CDS encoding acetyltransferase: MRDLIVYGAGGLGREIAEVVRRINERHYIWNFLGFADDSFRPGPIWRTYKILGGIDFIRDFQGSLDVVLGICVPQVKKKLCEELERLSHVNLPNIIDPTAEITNPAGLGDGTVIFPMCFVSVNVTLGRCVYLNTGAYIAHDSFVGDFSSIMPHSSISGNVHIGEETLIGAGASILQGRTVGARSTVGMGGVVIRDVPDGCTVVGNPARTLSPCPIPNPDV; the protein is encoded by the coding sequence ATGCGCGATTTAATCGTTTATGGGGCCGGAGGACTGGGACGGGAGATCGCGGAGGTCGTCCGCCGCATTAATGAACGGCATTACATCTGGAATTTCTTGGGATTTGCGGACGATTCCTTTCGCCCCGGTCCCATCTGGCGAACCTATAAAATCTTAGGGGGTATCGATTTCATCAGGGATTTCCAAGGTTCTCTGGACGTCGTCCTGGGAATCTGCGTGCCGCAAGTGAAAAAAAAGCTCTGCGAAGAGCTTGAACGGCTTTCACATGTTAACCTCCCCAACATAATAGATCCTACGGCGGAGATAACCAATCCTGCCGGTCTCGGCGATGGGACCGTAATTTTTCCTATGTGCTTCGTCTCCGTAAACGTGACCTTGGGGCGTTGCGTTTACCTCAACACGGGCGCCTATATTGCTCATGACTCTTTTGTAGGCGATTTCAGCTCGATTATGCCACACTCCAGCATCTCTGGAAACGTCCATATCGGAGAGGAGACGTTGATCGGCGCCGGGGCATCCATTTTACAGGGAAGGACCGTTGGAGCCCGTTCCACCGTAGGCATGGGCGGCGTCGTCATTCGTGATGTTCCAGACGGCTGTACCGTTGTCGGAAATCCAGCAAGAACGTTATCCCCTTGCCCCATACCCAACCCGGACGTTTAG
- a CDS encoding glycosyltransferase, with protein MPKLLIVTTVAATLRAFLLPYARHFRDLGWRVDALSRDSESCAECRETFDACHEVPFSRKPWALRGVRRMNGAIRSLVLREGYDIVHVHTPVASFVTRTALGWLPAERRPKIVYTAHGFHFHSGGSPLKNRLYLELERRAARRTDHLIVINEEDRRAALEHALVPPERLTCLPGIGLDLARWSRKSVSMAGVCGLYEELGLGREDELFLMVAEFNPGKRHRDALNALAKTGRRDFHLALAGRGPLEDEMKALAERLGISRQVHFLGQRSDIPLLMLASRATILPSEREGLNRSLMESIALGIPVLGADVRGIRDLVTDSSLGALYPVGNSAALAAIMLVAAAAPSEFHPLPDPRWDLGNLLKEHERIYSELLG; from the coding sequence ATGCCGAAACTCTTGATCGTCACCACCGTAGCCGCAACGCTCAGGGCCTTTCTGCTGCCCTACGCCCGCCACTTCAGGGATCTGGGCTGGCGCGTGGACGCCCTGTCGCGGGACTCGGAATCCTGCGCGGAGTGCCGGGAGACCTTCGACGCCTGTCACGAGGTCCCCTTTTCCCGAAAGCCCTGGGCGCTCCGCGGCGTGCGCCGGATGAACGGCGCGATCCGCAGCCTCGTCCTCCGTGAGGGGTACGACATCGTGCACGTCCACACACCGGTGGCCTCCTTCGTGACGCGCACGGCGCTGGGCTGGCTGCCCGCGGAACGGCGTCCGAAGATCGTCTACACGGCGCACGGGTTCCACTTCCACAGCGGCGGCTCGCCCCTGAAAAACCGCCTCTACCTGGAGCTGGAGCGCCGAGCGGCGCGTCGGACGGACCATCTGATCGTCATCAACGAGGAGGACCGCCGGGCCGCCCTGGAACACGCCCTCGTCCCTCCGGAGAGGCTGACCTGCCTTCCGGGCATCGGACTGGACCTGGCGAGATGGTCCCGGAAATCCGTCTCGATGGCCGGAGTATGCGGGCTTTACGAGGAGCTCGGGCTCGGCCGGGAGGACGAGCTCTTCCTCATGGTGGCGGAGTTCAACCCGGGCAAGCGGCACCGGGACGCCCTGAACGCTCTGGCCAAGACCGGACGGAGGGACTTTCATCTCGCCCTCGCCGGCAGGGGGCCGCTCGAGGACGAGATGAAGGCCCTTGCCGAGAGGCTCGGGATCTCCCGGCAGGTCCACTTCCTGGGGCAGCGTTCCGACATTCCCCTGCTGATGCTGGCCTCACGGGCGACCATCCTCCCCTCGGAACGGGAGGGGCTGAACCGGAGCCTCATGGAGTCCATCGCCCTGGGCATCCCGGTCCTGGGTGCGGATGTGCGTGGCATACGCGATCTCGTCACCGACTCCTCCCTCGGTGCGCTCTACCCTGTCGGCAACTCCGCGGCCCTGGCGGCGATCATGCTCGTCGCGGCGGCCGCACCCTCCGAGTTCCATCCCCTCCCCGACCCCCGCTGGGACCTCGGCAACCTTCTGAAGGAGCACGAGAGGATCTACTCCGAACTGCTCGGATAG
- a CDS encoding rubrerythrin family protein, protein MYERTMKDLQEGFAGESMANRKYLAFADQANKEGYPGVAKMFRAIASAETVHATAHFRTMDGVGDTASNLKAALDGETYEFSTMYPGFIEDAEAESHAAAKRSFHLANEAEKVHGGLYKKALEGLAALKGKDADWYLCPICGFVHEGSAPDVCPICKAKGSVFVKNPAC, encoded by the coding sequence ATGTACGAGAGGACCATGAAGGACCTGCAGGAGGGTTTCGCCGGCGAGTCGATGGCCAACAGGAAGTACCTGGCCTTCGCGGATCAGGCGAACAAAGAGGGGTATCCCGGCGTCGCGAAGATGTTCCGTGCCATCGCCTCCGCGGAGACGGTGCACGCGACCGCCCATTTCCGTACCATGGATGGGGTCGGCGATACGGCCAGCAACCTGAAGGCCGCCCTGGATGGGGAGACCTACGAGTTCTCCACCATGTATCCCGGATTCATCGAGGATGCCGAGGCCGAGAGTCACGCGGCCGCAAAGCGGAGCTTCCACCTCGCCAATGAGGCGGAGAAGGTTCACGGCGGGCTTTACAAGAAGGCCCTGGAGGGACTTGCCGCTCTCAAGGGCAAGGACGCCGACTGGTACCTCTGCCCCATCTGCGGCTTCGTCCACGAGGGGTCGGCCCCGGATGTCTGCCCGATCTGCAAGGCCAAGGGGAGCGTATTCGTGAAGAACCCCGCGTGCTGA
- a CDS encoding exopolyphosphatase: MRLLTRSDFDGLMCAVLLKDLNLFDEKLFVHPKDMQDGLIDVTTNDILVNIPYAPGCGMWFDHHTSEDVRGLMHQYKYVGASWPAPSCARVIYEYYGGAKGRLARFDDMVVDADKCDSAHFSREEVLDPQGMVLLSFIMDPRTGFGRYRDFRISNYQLMDCLIDHLLVMPIDEIMQLEDLQERVRLYEAHREPFEKMMKDHSHTEGAAVVTDLRGIDETYVGNRHIIYALYPDQNVSVRVFDGREGKNCVFSVGYSILNRTATVDVGKLMLKYGGGGHRRVGTCQVPFEDADRVLSEILEEINSQNWQMLNIAGLEEF, encoded by the coding sequence ATGCGGCTTCTGACCCGATCCGATTTCGACGGATTGATGTGTGCGGTACTTCTCAAGGACCTGAATCTTTTTGACGAAAAACTGTTCGTTCATCCCAAAGACATGCAGGATGGACTTATCGACGTCACGACCAACGATATCCTGGTGAACATTCCCTATGCCCCGGGCTGCGGCATGTGGTTCGACCACCACACCAGCGAGGATGTGCGAGGACTGATGCATCAGTACAAGTACGTCGGCGCCTCCTGGCCCGCCCCCAGCTGTGCGCGGGTCATCTACGAATATTACGGTGGGGCCAAGGGACGCCTTGCCCGTTTTGACGATATGGTGGTGGATGCCGACAAGTGCGACTCCGCCCACTTTTCCAGGGAGGAGGTCCTGGACCCACAGGGGATGGTCCTCCTTTCCTTCATCATGGACCCCAGGACCGGCTTTGGGCGCTACCGCGACTTCCGCATCTCCAATTATCAGCTGATGGATTGCCTGATCGATCATCTTCTGGTCATGCCGATCGACGAGATCATGCAGCTCGAGGATCTCCAGGAGCGGGTGCGCCTCTACGAGGCCCACCGTGAGCCCTTTGAGAAGATGATGAAGGATCATTCCCATACCGAGGGGGCCGCCGTCGTCACGGACCTTCGCGGAATAGACGAGACCTATGTGGGGAACCGGCATATCATCTACGCGCTCTATCCGGACCAGAACGTCTCGGTGCGCGTTTTCGACGGTAGGGAGGGGAAAAATTGCGTCTTCTCCGTAGGATACAGCATCCTGAACCGGACGGCCACCGTGGATGTGGGCAAGCTGATGCTAAAGTACGGCGGTGGCGGGCATCGCCGGGTGGGAACGTGCCAGGTTCCCTTCGAGGATGCGGACAGGGTGTTGAGCGAGATCCTCGAGGAGATCAACTCCCAGAACTGGCAGATGCTGAATATAGCCGGCCTCGAGGAATTTTGA
- a CDS encoding M20/M25/M40 family metallo-hydrolase, producing the protein MPPFRYSRPRFTPRGERIYDLMLRLVAIPSITGSDGGENQCAQFLYDRLSHIPYFRENPDSLRLVRLEEDPLDRRAVLALLKAARPTRKTVILTGHFDVVDTDVCGPLRPWALDPEAYTNRIGGLELPDDARRDLESGDYLFGRGVSDMKTGVAVNLCLLEDWAAEREALDFNVLLWLVPDEEGDSAGMRLSLPALLDLREREKLEFVVCVDTEPVLSNDGPGIYFGTIGKAMPFFLCVGREAHVGNYGEGMNSTLIASCLNLSIEGRGAESVGGETFSPDCCLRLRDLRERYAVTLPERTVAYYNCLTVNRTPASILEDMKARAGRALRSAFEHLGCGDRPVRVLDVDELLGRASAATGMSRERLTDGLLPRISAADERDRNVEFLSLLMDRVGEKGPLVVVGFLPPYYPARINEGRTPRERAIRNAAGAVRRSLANRGLGFTEVEIFQGISDLSYTGFRGGGEDIAPLAANMPLWGRGYSIPLEALRSVDIPSVLLGPIGADAHKLTERVELCYSMDILPEVLGEFLSLAALSDGPGQGRFPEK; encoded by the coding sequence ATGCCGCCCTTCAGGTACTCGCGCCCTCGGTTCACCCCGAGGGGGGAGCGTATTTATGATTTGATGCTGCGTCTCGTGGCCATCCCCAGCATTACGGGGTCCGACGGGGGGGAGAACCAGTGCGCCCAGTTTCTGTACGACCGGCTCTCTCACATTCCCTATTTCAGGGAGAACCCGGACAGCCTGCGCCTGGTGCGCCTGGAGGAGGACCCTCTGGACAGGAGGGCGGTCCTCGCTCTTCTCAAGGCGGCTCGCCCGACCCGGAAAACGGTGATCCTGACCGGGCACTTCGATGTCGTCGATACCGACGTTTGCGGTCCGCTGCGCCCATGGGCGCTCGACCCCGAGGCCTACACGAACCGCATCGGCGGGCTGGAACTGCCCGATGACGCAAGGCGCGACCTGGAATCGGGAGATTACCTGTTCGGCCGGGGCGTGTCCGACATGAAGACGGGGGTTGCCGTCAACCTGTGCCTTCTGGAGGACTGGGCGGCCGAGCGGGAGGCGCTGGACTTCAACGTCCTGCTCTGGTTGGTCCCGGACGAGGAGGGCGACTCCGCCGGGATGCGGCTTTCCCTTCCGGCCCTCCTGGACCTTCGGGAGCGGGAGAAGCTCGAGTTTGTCGTCTGCGTCGACACGGAACCCGTCCTGAGCAACGATGGGCCCGGGATATATTTCGGCACGATCGGCAAGGCCATGCCCTTCTTCCTGTGCGTCGGAAGGGAGGCTCACGTCGGAAACTATGGGGAGGGGATGAACTCGACCCTGATAGCCTCCTGCCTGAACCTCTCGATCGAGGGGCGCGGGGCCGAGAGCGTCGGGGGAGAGACCTTCTCGCCCGATTGCTGCCTGAGGCTGCGCGACCTTCGGGAGCGCTATGCCGTGACGCTTCCCGAGCGCACGGTGGCCTACTACAACTGCCTGACCGTGAACCGGACCCCGGCCTCGATCCTGGAGGACATGAAGGCCAGGGCCGGCCGGGCGCTTCGATCTGCCTTCGAGCACTTGGGATGCGGGGACCGGCCTGTCCGGGTGTTGGATGTCGATGAGCTTCTGGGAAGGGCGTCCGCCGCGACGGGGATGTCCCGGGAGCGTCTGACGGACGGGCTCCTTCCCCGCATCTCCGCAGCGGACGAGCGGGACCGCAACGTCGAGTTCCTCTCGCTCCTGATGGATCGGGTCGGGGAAAAGGGACCTCTGGTCGTCGTGGGGTTCCTGCCGCCCTACTATCCCGCCCGGATCAACGAGGGACGGACGCCTCGGGAGCGGGCCATCCGAAACGCCGCCGGGGCGGTGCGGAGGAGCCTCGCGAACCGGGGGCTGGGCTTCACGGAGGTCGAGATCTTTCAGGGGATCTCGGACCTGAGCTACACGGGCTTCCGCGGCGGGGGGGAAGACATCGCGCCCCTGGCGGCCAACATGCCCCTGTGGGGCCGCGGCTACTCCATACCCCTCGAGGCCCTGAGGTCCGTCGACATTCCCTCCGTCCTTCTCGGCCCCATCGGGGCCGATGCCCATAAGCTCACCGAACGGGTGGAGCTGTGTTATTCCATGGACATCCTCCCGGAGGTGCTCGGGGAATTTCTGTCCCTTGCCGCGCTGTCGGACGGGCCCGGGCAAGGGCGCTTTCCTGAAAAATAG